GTCGAGCGGGCCCGTCCACGCGAAGTACATGAAGCCCACGGGAACGATCAGCACGCACAAGATCAAAACGAAAAACCAGCGTTTGACGCCCATGCCGGGCACCATCCACTTCGCGGCGCGCCCCGCCGAGTCCCGAACGCCGCGCGCGCTTCGTTTCACGCCGACTCGCCCTTGCCGATGTCGCGGTGCTCCACGACGCGCGCGCCGAGATCCTCGAGGTCTGCCACCAGGCGCTCCGTAACGGCGACGCTGCGGTGCTGTCCGCCCGTGCAACCGATCGCGACGTTGTACGTGCGCCGTCCCGCCTCGCGCGCGCGCGAGGCGGAAACGCGAACGAAGTCGCGCAGTTGCAGATAGTACGCGTCTCCTTGCGAGAAAACGCGCTCGACGACGTCCGCCTCCAATCCGGTGCGGTGGCGCAACTCGGGGTCGTAATACGGATTGGGCAGCGAGCGAACGTCCAGCACGAGGTCGGCGTCGCGAGGCGGCGCGTGCTTGAAGCCGAAGGACACCAGCCGAACTTCGAAGCTGCGCCCACCTTGCACGAGGTCGAGCACCCGCTCGGCGAGCGTACGAACCGTGAGCGCCGTCGTGTCGATGATCGTGTCCGCACGTTCGCGCAACACGCCGAGCAGGTCGCGTTCTTGACGAAAGTCCGTGGTGAGGCTCGCCTCGCCGAGCGGATGCGTTCGGCGCGTGAGGTTGTAGCGCGAAAGCAACACCTCGTCGTTGGCCTCCAGATAAATCAATCGAACGTGGCCGCGCGCGCGAAGTCGCGACCAGTACAACGGCAACTCGCCGAGAAAAGCGCGCGTGCGCGCGTCCGTGCACACCGCGACCTTTTCCAGCCGCTGCGTCTCGGCGAGGACGTACAATCGCTCCCACAATTCGGGCGGCACGTTGTCCGACACGAAAAAGCCCGCGTCCTCCAAGGTGCGCAGGGCCGAACTCTTTCCGGACCCCGACAGGCCCGACACCACCACGAACTCCATGACCTCACTATAGAGTTCGCGCCTTCGCGCGGACGGGAAGCTCTTCACGGACGTTCATCCTCTAGAATGCCTCCGTGCGCCTTCGCACCCTCACCACCTTGCACTACCGCAACCTCGCGCCGAGCGACCTCGCTTTTCCGGCGGGCGTCGTCAGCATCGCCGGACCGAACGGAGCGGGCAAGACGAACCTTTTGGAGTCGGTGTACCTCGTGTGCACGGGTCTCACGGACGCCGCGAAGCTGGAGCAGCTCGTGCGGCGCGGCGAGCGCGAAGCGTACGTTCGCGCCGACCTTTTGCGAATCGACGGCGAGAGCCGCTTGGAAGTCGGCCTCGGCCGCGGGCGGCGGGCGTACAAGGTGGACGGCGTCCGCGTGCGCACAAACGCCCTCTTGCGTGGCAGCGCCGTGTGGGTGCGGCCCGAGGACAGCGACCTCGTGCTGGGCTCGCCGGGCGGACGCCGCGCTTTCCTCGACGCGCTGCTCAGCCGCATGAGCGCTCGCTACGCACATCAGCTCGCGTTGTACGAGCGCAACCTCGCGCAGCGCAACGCGGCGCTGCGCGCCGAGGAGCGGCACGACCTCGGCGTGTGGGACGCGGGCGTTTCGAGCATTGGCTCGGAAATCATGGCGTTGCGGCGGCGCGTCAGCGCGAGGTTGGAGCCGTTGGCGCGGGAAGCGCACGTGGCTCTCGGCGGGCACAAGGACTTGCGGTTGAGCCTCGTGGAGACGACGACGCCCGAATCGTTCGTGCAAGACTTGGCGGCGCGGCGCTCGGAGGAGTTCGCGCGCGGCTCGACGGTGATCGGTCCGCACCGGGACGACCTCGCCATTTCGCTCGACGGCTTGCCGAGCGGCGACTACGCGAGTCGCGGCGAGGCGCGCACGATCGCGCTCGCGCTTCGCAAGGCGGAACTTGATTTGCTGACCGAGCGGTACGGCGAGCCGCCCGTGCTGCTCGTCGACGATTGGGCGGCCGAACTCGACCCGAGTCGGCGAGCGTTTTTGCTCGATCTCGCGCGAAGCGTGCCGCAAGCGCTCGTGACGGGCACGGAGGACGTGCCGAACGCCTCCTTGCACCTTCGGGCGCACGAGGGGATGTTTTCGTGAAGAACGCGCGGCGCGGCATGATGGACGTCGGCTCGCTGATGCAGCGCACTCTGGCGCGCAACCGCCTTGGGCGCGGCGTGGAGCGCGCGCGCGCGATTCTCGTGTGGCCCGAGGTCGTCGGGCCGGAACTCGGACGCATGACGCGCGCGAAGCGGGTAGAGCGCGGTGTCTTGTACGTCGAGGCGAGCGACTCGATTCTCGCGAACTTCCTGACGATGCAGCGCTCGCTGTTCTTGACGAAGCTGCGCGGTTACCTCGACGACGAGTCGGTGAGCGACGTGCGCTTCTCGGTCGGCACTTGGACGCTCGAAACGCCGCCGCCGCCGCCTCTGCCGTTGCCCGCGCCCGACGAGGCGCGCGCGCGCCGCATGGTGAAGGCGGTGGACGGCGATTTGCGCGATCCGGCGTTGCGAGCGGCTGAGGCCGTGACGCGCGCGCGCCTTTGGCGTGAGCAGCAAGGATGGACGTCGTGTCCGGTGTGCGGCGTGCCGAGCCGCGTGGTGCCGTGCCTGCCGTGCGCGCGCCTGCTGCAAGATCCACAGATTCGCGAGGCGGCGCGACAACTCGCGCGGCGACCCGAACGCTTGGAGGCGCTCACGGCGACGTTCGGCGAGACCGAGATGGACGCCGCGCGCTTCCTCGTGATGTCGGACCTCGGAGAGCAACTCGCAGCGCTCGCGCTCGAATGCGTGGAATCGGGCGGCGCCGCCGAGTACAAGGAGTTTTTGCGGGCGACGGCCGACATCTGGCTGAGCTTGCATCATCGCAAGCCGCGCGGCGCGCTCACGCCCGGCGACGTGCAGGCGTTGCCCGACCGCGTACGGCGCGTGTTGACGGCGGGACGGTGACGACCGCGGTCGACAGAAAGCCGGCGGCCAAGTGCTGGCCGCCGGCTTTCGTCCGTTTTCCTGCCGTTCAGTACTCGACGCTCTTCACTTTGTACTTCGCTTGACGCGCGCCGAGGTTGACGACGAAGGACTCGCCCGCCTTTTTGCCGAGCAGGGCCGTGCCGACCGGCGAGTCGTCGCTGATCTTCGGGAGGCCGCCGCCGAGCACGGACGCTTCGGGCGCGCTCACGAGTTGCACGCGCATTTCCCTCTTGGAGTTCTCGTCAACCAGCACCACGATCGCGCCGAGGCTGGCGCGGCCCTCGTCGCCGTTCGCGCCTTCCATGATCACCGCGCGCGCGAGGGTGTCTTCGAGTTCGTCGATGCGCGCTTCGATGTTCATCTTCTCGCGCTTGGCGTCTTCCAAGCCGCTGTCTTCGTAATCGGCGGCGTTCTCGAGTTGCTCTTGCAGAATACGGGTTGCTTCGGCGAGGCGCTGCTGCTCGTTCGCGAGCGTCTTTTGAAGTCGCTCGTAACCTTCGCGGGTCAGTTTGATTTCTCGTGCCACGATGTCCTCCTGAACTTCCGGTCGTTCTGCGAAAAGACCGCCCCCTCGTGCGGCTCTTCACCCCTCACGCGGGCGCTTGCCGCGTGTTCAGCGCATCGCCTCGCTCCGGGAAGTCGTTTGATCGCCGTATTGTGCCACAAAGCAGGAAAGGCGACAACGAAAAGTGTTGTTCGACTTTCGTGAGAATGTGGTCTCAAAACGGGGAGAGTCGGCAACGTTTCGCGGCCATGGCGGCGCCCTTCAGGCCTCGCTCAGCAAGCGGTCGGCGAGTTGGGCCAAGCTGGTGTGGCCGCCGCGGTCTTGGCAGTGGCGCGTCGAGAGGCACAAGGTGACGTAGCGGTAGCGTCGCACGCCCGCTTCGACGCGGTAGATGCCAACGTCGCCACGCGAACGCGTGGTGTGGCAGAGGTCGCAGTGGCAGGCGTTCTTGCCGACCGCGTCGACCGGATGCAACTCGACGAGGCGTCCGCCGCGCACGAGGGCGAGTTTGCCGTCGCCGACCGGGAAAAGTCCGAGGGTGGCCTTTTTCGTGCCACCCTCGCCAAACTCCCTTCTCGCGGTTTCAGGAAAGAGTTCGAGCAAGAGGTCACGCTCGCTGTGGCTGTTCATTGGTTGGCAGTATAAAGAACACCTCTGCGCCAAAATACCGGAGCCGTCACGTTGAACTCGACTCACTCGTTATGCCATAGGCGTAACGTGCCAGGCTCACGTCGCCCCTTCCGAACTCCCTGATACACTACGAACGTGGCTTCGCGCTCCACCAATCGCAGTGGCATCATCATTCGGCGGCACGTCCTGCCCGCCGGAGACGTTCTCCTGACCTTGCTCACCCAGCAAGGCAAGTTGCGCTGCATCGCGCGCTCGGGCGTTCGGGGAGGCAACAAGAGCCTCATCAACCTCTTTCAGCACATCGCGCTCTCGGTGTACGCCACGCCCAACAGCGATCTTCCGACCGTGCAGCAAGTCGCGCTCGAAGGCGCCTTGCCGAAGCTCACCGATCCCGAGCGGTACGGATACGCGCACCTCATGGCGGAACTCGCCGACACGCTCTTTCAAGAAGGCGAACACAGCGAGGCGGCCTTCGAGCTGTTCGCGGGCGCCCTGCGCGGCATCTCGCATCACGCCGATCCCGAGTTCGTCGCGCTCGTGATGAGCTACAAATTGTTGATCTTGGCGGGCTTCGTGCCGCGGGCGTCGACTTGCGCTCGCTGCGGGTCGAGCGATCCGCGGCACCCGGACCCGCTGAGTGGCCATTTGGTGTGCGCCGCGTGCGCCGAACTCGCTCCGCTGCCCAACGCGGTCGTGCGCTTTTTGCGTGACGTGCCCAAACAGAGCGTGCGCCTCCTGATGCAAGCGCCCGTTCCGGCGGCGCAACGACTCGCCTTGTGGCGCGCGTTGGAACGCTTCGTCACCCTGCACGTCGGCGAGGTGCGATCTTGGCGAGGACTGCCGCACGAGAGTCGCTGGGGGCTCAGCGCGGGCCCTTGAAGTTGAAAATTATGTAAGAAAGCTGTGATGCGAGAATGTGAAAAATACGTCATGCTTTCCAAAAGCTTGGCTCGCCTCGGCTCGCTCGCCACGATCACCGCACTCCTCAGTTTCTCGCTCGCGTCCGCAGGCCCGAGTGACAACTCTCTGGTGGTCGGTTCCGCCCAAGAGCCGACCGATCTCAACTACTGGGTACAGAACAGCGTCATCACCACCGAAATCGGCAACTACCTGTACCGCGGCCTCGTGTACGTCGACATGGACGGCGAAACCCAGCCCGACATGGTGACGGAGGTGCCGTCGGTGCAAAACGGTCGCGTGAAGATCAGCCGCGACGCCAAGGGCAAGCCGACGTCCATGACGGTTCGCTGGACGCTGCGCAACAACGCCAAGTGGAGCGACGGCTCTCGTATCACGGCGGACGACGTCATCTTCAGCCACAAGGTCTACAGCGACGAGCGCATTCCCGTCCCGACCCGCGAAGGCGTGCCGTCCAGCATCCGCAAGATCGACGCGCGCACCTTCGAGGAACGGTACAACACGCCCTGGGTCTTCTACGCGCTCGGCAACGTCTACCCTATCCTGCCCGCTCAGGACTGGTCGGATCTCTACGACCGAGCCGACCGCGAGGCGAGAGGCAAGAGTCTCACGGAGGGCACGTCGATCTTCCAAAAGACCTTCTTGTCGTCTTCGCTCGTGACGCCCAACGGCGGGCCGCGCACGACGTCCGGACCGTTCAAGTTCTCGCGTTGGGTGCGCGGCCAAAGTCTCTCGCTCGTTCGCAACCCCAACTACTGGTTCAAGCCCAGCTTCGGCGAGAAGAACGCCATTCAGCGCATCACCTACCTGTTCTTCGCCAACACCAACACCTTGATGGTGAACATTTTGTCGAACAAGGTGGACGCCGTCGCGAACACCGGCGTCGAGGACAGCGTCCAGAACCTCGGGATTCTCAAGACGCGGGCGCGCAACTACGACGTCAAGCTCGTATCCCAAGCGCTGTGGGAGCACTTGGAGATCAACCAGTTCGGCAACGTTCAAGACGTGAAGGACCTCGGCCTGAACGACAAGCGCACGCGCCAAGCCTTGCTGTACGCCATCAACCGCCGAGGCATGGCGGACGACTTGCTCGGCGGTCTCGTGAAGGTCAGCAACACCATCGTGAACTCGTCGTCGCCGTACTTCGACAAGGCCACCCTCGGCGCCTACCCGTACGATCCCGCCAAAGCCAAGAAGATGCTCGCCGACCTCGGCTGGAAGCCCGGCGCGAACGGCATTCTGGAACGCAAGACGGACGACGGACGCACCGTACGCTTCACGCTGGAATTCGTGACGACCGCGGGCAACACGACGCGTGAGAAGAATCAGCAGTACGTCCAGAAGAATTTGCGCGACGTCGGCGTCGACGTGCGCATCAACAACGCGCCATCGAGCGTCGTGTTCGACGACGCCTACATTCAGCACGCGCAAGACGGCAAGTGGAAGGGCTTGTTCGAGTTCGCTTGGAGCAGCCAACCCCTCATCTACACGGGCAGCGAGTACGCCGTCGACGATCCGAAGACGAACGACATCGACGACTACGTCCCGACGAAGTCGAACAACTTCCAAGGACAGAACATCGGCGGGTGGCGCAACGCCGAGTACCAGAAGCTGTACGTGGACCTCAGCGACGAGTTCGACTCGGCCAAGCGCAAAGCCCTCGTCAAGCGCTTGCAGGCGATCATGGTGGAGGAAGTGCCCGCCTTGCCGCTGTACGAGCGAAGCGCCCTGTTGGTCTTCCGCAAGGGACTCGTGAACTACCAGTACAACGCCACGAGCCGCTATCCCGGCTGGAACGCCTGGGAGATCGGCTGGGCGAGCCGCGGCGCCAAGTAAGCACGTCCGAGGTCAATGCGGGGAGGCGAGGCTTCCCCGCATTTGCTCGTGGACGATCATCGCGCCGCCGAGCACCGCCGGAAGTCCGCCGCCCGGATGCACGCCCGTCCCGACTTGCCAGAGCCGCTCGCCGATTCGGTACGGCTCGGGATGAAAGGGACCCGAGCGCCACGCGGCATGAGCGTGTCCGTAAATGGCTCCACCGAGCGGCCCGAGCGACGCGAAGTGCGCCGGAGACAAGACGGCGCCCGTCAAGTGCGGCAGCCCGATGACATCTCGCAGCCGAGCGAGTTGCCCACGCACCCAGGGATGTTCGATGTCGAGCAGACGTCCGTTCGGCGGGACGGTGAGCAGCACGGCGAGGTGATCGCCGTGGTCGTGAACGAGACTCATCGTGTCACGGGGAAACGCCCGAGCGGAAACGGCGTCCTCGAAGGCACGCGCGTTCGACGGCGCCACGATGGTCGTTGTCGGCAAGGTCGTCGGGACGCTCGAAGAAGCGTACACGGCGACGCCCGACACGGTGAGGACGCCGCTCCTTGGACGTGAGCCGCGCAGTTCGGCGAGCCGCGCCGGATCGAGCGCGGACACGATTCGGTCGTGCCGTACACGTTCGCCGTCGAGGCGCACTTCGCCGTCGAGGTTCAAGGAGCGCACCGGGGTGAACGGGCGCAAGCGGACGCCGCGCGCTCGCGCGAACTGCTGCAACGCGCGAACGAGCGCGTACATGCCGTTTCTCGGACGAAACACGTCTCGCGCGATGAGCACGGGCAGCAGGGCGTACAGAGCCGATCCGCGCCGAGGGCCGACGCCCGCGTTGAGGGCGTGCAGGGCGAGGGCGTCGTGCAGCAGAGGCGGAACGCGTCGCGCGCGCAGCCATCGCTCGGCGGTGAAGTGTGAACCCACGACGCGGCCGAGCGCGGCGCTCGCCTGGAGAAAGGCGGCGTTCGTGAAACGGGGCGGCGTGGTGAGAAGCGTCTCGACGTGCGGCGCGAGTGGAAGGACTTCGCGCTCCAAGCGCCGCCATGCCTCGAAGAGCGGGTGCCCTTCGGGAACGGGAATCGGAAGGCGTTCGCCGCGTACGACGTGAACGCCGAGTTCCGGCAAGCGATCGAGTTGCAAAGGATCGGCTTCGCCGAGGTGGCGCAGCAGACGCCGCCAGACTTCGGGAAAGGTGAACAGCGACGGCCCCGTCGAGACTCGCCGCGTCGCGTCATGAACGTGCAGTTCGATTTCGCCGAGCTTCCCGCCGAGCGGTCCCGCGTCGTACACGACGACGTCGTGCCCGTCGTGCGCGAGCAGGCACGCGAGGGCGAGACCGCCCACGCCGCCGCCGACGATGCCGACGCTGGGCGCCGAGGCGCGGCGCGGCGCGCTCAAGTCAGCGCTCGGGCGAGGACGTACACGAGTTGCACGCCCGAGATCGTACCGACGATCCACGGGCTGAGCAGCGACGCGCGGTAAAGGTGTCTCGCCCGCCCTTCCGTCGCGTCGAGCAGGAGGCGCACCGCCAGCCCTCCGCTCACGAGCCACACGCTCGAAGCGCTCAAGACGCTGAGTGGAAGCAGCAAAGCGCCGGCCAGGCCGAACCACGCGAGCGACCAGAGGGCCGTTCGGCGCACGCCGAGGGTCGTCGCGATCGTGGCGAGGCCCGCGCCCCGGTCGGCGCTGACGTCTTGCGCGGCGTCGAATGCGTGCTTGCCGATCGACCACGCCATGAGGGCCGCCAGGGGCAGCCAGGGCACACCTCGCCCGAGGACGAGGGCGGGCACGACCACGGGCAGGGCGTACGCGACGTTCGAGAGCGAGTCGAGAAAGGGCCGCGCCTTGAAGCGCACGGGCGGCAGACTGTAGAAAGCGAAGAGCAGCACGCTCAGGAGCAGCGTCGCGAACGCGCTCGGCGGAAAGGAGCACGCGAAGTACACGAGAAAAGGCGCGTTGAGCGCGGCGACGCTCCACAGGACAGTGCCGACGTCGCGGTCGCGCAAACGCGCGCCTTGCCAGCCGCCCTTGCGCTCGGACAAGGCGTCCTCGGCGCGGTCGGTGACATCATTGAGGCCGTAGATCAGCAAGTTGAACGGCAAGGTGAGCCAGACAAGCAAAGCCAGCACGCGCGGATCGAGCGTGTACAGCTGTCCCGACAGCCACACGCCGACAACTCCCACCCCGACCGTGTTGATCCACAAGGCGGGCCGCGACGCGAGCAGCACTTGACGCGCTCGGGACGCGTCGACCGGGGAGTTCGCTTCGACTTTCATGTCGGTTCGCACCACTGAGCGTCGCACCGCGCCAATCTAGCAAAGGCGGACGGGAGCAATGCCCCCAGCGCGGCGCGGCTTCACGCGTACCGCTCGCGCAACGCCTTCGCGCGCCGAGCGAGCTCCGGCAACTGCGCGTACGGCAAGTTCAACGCCGACGCGACGCCTTCGGTCGGCAAGTTGCCGACGAGCGCGTCACCCGCGAACGGACAACCGCCGACGCCGCCGAGCGCGCCCTCGAACCACGTGATGCCCGCGTTTCGCGCGGCGAGCACGAGGGACACGGCGCGCTCCGGCCGAGCATGCAAGTGGACGCCGAGCCCGCCGGGCCCGAAGCGCTCGATGGCGGCGCGGCACACCTCCTCGACGAGTTCGGGCGTCGCTCGCCCGACCGTGTCCGCGATCGCCACGCTTTCCACACCAAGTTCACGCAGGCGTGCAATGGCGTCGAGGGTCACGCCCGCGTTCCAAGTCTCGCCGTCCGGATTGCCGAAGCCCATCGACAGGTACACGACGAACCGCTTGCCCGCGTCGGCGGCGTTGTCGCGCAGTTCCTTGACGAGCGGCCACGATTCTGCCAATCCACGGTTGGTGTTGCGGCGTTGAAAGGCGTCGGACACGGACAGCGGGTAGCCGACGCTCGTCACGTTCGGCTGGGTCGCGGCGCGTTCGAGGCCCTTGGCGTTCGCCACGATGCACAAGTAGTCGCGGCCGTCGGGTTCGGGCAGTTCGGCGAGAACGGCCTCGGTATCGGCGAGTTGTGGCACGGCCTTCGCGCTCACGAAGGACCCTAGGTCGAGATGATCGAAGCCGGCGTTCAGCAGGGCCGTGAGGTACGCGACCTTCTCGGCGGTGGGAATGAGGCGAGTCAGGCCTTGCCAGGAGTCACGCGGGCACTCCACGAAGGTGACGGCCGAGGAAGGCGGGGGAAGCGGTGCAGACACGCGTCAGTGTACCGCGCGGCCCTCATGGAAACGGCGGCGTCGGCCTCACGAGCTTCGCGAGGAGTTTGTCCAACCTTATGCGAAGACTTGAGCGGCAGATTGTCCTATCGCGTATGGTATGGCGCGGCGAAACGAACAAAGATTGACGTTGAGAATTCCTCCCGAATTCCGTTTCGTCAGACTCCACACCGAGTTATCAGCCGACACGCTGTACAAAGGGTGTACAAAAGAGGCGAGCATGTCCGACATCAACATCAGTAACGCGACCGGACTGTACACCACTTCCGAGGTCGAACAGCGAACGGGCGTTCCGGCGACGACGCTGCGCCAATGGGAGCGACGCTACGGCATTCCCCATCCTACCCGCAACGAAAGCGGCTACCGTCTGTACAGCGCCGCCGATCTTTCCCGCATCGACTTTTTGCAATCCCGCTTGTCCGAGGGCATCTCCATCAGCCGAGCGGCGCAACTGTGCCGAGAGCACTTCGGCGGTGCCGAGCCTGCTGAAACGCCCGCGCCCGTTTCGAGCGATTCGAATCTCCCGAGCGAAATGATCGGCGATTTACGGCGCGCCCTGCTCGCTCCGGATCACGGCCGCGCCTCGGACATCATTTCGCGCGCCTTGAGACACCTCACCGTCGAGGACGTCCTCATGCACATCATCCAGCCCGTCTTGCTCGACATTGGCGAGTTGTGGGAGCGCGGCGAGATCACCGTGGCCCACGAACATCAAGCGACCTCCTTTTTGCGCGGCAAGATCGCGGGACTGCTCGAACTCGCGGGCAACGACGGTTGGGGCCCGAGCGTCGTCGCCGCTTGCGGACCGTCCGAGCAGCACGAACTCGGCTTGTTGATGCTTTCCGTGGTCTTGCGCCGCGCGGGCCTGCGCGTGCACTACTTGGGGCCCAACACGCCCCTCGGCGATCTCGCCGTGTACGCGCGGCAAGTGCAGGCGAGCGGCGTGCTGATCAGCGTGCAGACGGGCGAGGCGTTGCACGCTCTGCGCGCCCAGCTCGGAGATCTGCGCGACCTCGGCATGCCGCTGTACTTCGGCGGCGCCGCCTTCAACGCTCGACCCGACCTCGCCGTGCAATTCGGCGGAACGTATCTGGGAGCGGACGCTGTGCAATCCGCGCAGACTCTCGTCACGCGCCTCAAGGAGCGATTGCATGCCCCATAAGACACGGTACCAGCGCGGCGAAGTGATTTACCGTCAAGGCGAGCCGAGCGGACGCATCTACCGAGCCGAGACGGGCTTCGTTCGTCTCGCCCGCACGACGAGTCGCGGACGCACCATCACCGTTCGCCACGTCCTTCCCGGCGATTACTTCGGTGAGGACGCGTTGGCGACCGTGGAGCATCCGCACGGAGCGGAGGCCCTCACGAACGCCATGATCGTGAGCTTCGATCCCGGCGACCTTTCCGACGGAGAACTGCTCGAACTCGCGCGCAACCTCGGCGAACAGCTTCGGCGCACGATGAGCTACGAAGTCCATCTGCAAAGCGGCGATCTCAAGCAGCGCGTCGTGCGCTATCTGCTGGAGCTGGCCGACACGCCGCTCGGCGCGGAGGATGCCGAGAACCGTCTGTACGTGCGCGCCACGCACGAACTTCTTGCCGAAGGCAGCGGGTCCACTCGCGAAAGCGTCTCCAAGATCGTCACGGAATTGCGCGAAGCGGGTCTTATCGAAAGCGGCTACCGCCACATCACCTTGCTGGACCTCGACGCCTTGAAAGCCCTCGCGACGAGCGTCCCGCTCGAAACGGCGGAGGGCTGACGTGCGAATTTTCGTCACGGGCGGCAACGGTTTCGTCGGCGAAACGGTCACGAGGCAACTTCTTCGCGACGGGCACGACGTCGTGGTCGGATCACGTGACGGCGAGAGCGTCGACGGGGCTCGCGGCGTTCGTATCGACGTCACGGATTTCGGCAGCGTTCAACGCGCCTTCGGGGAAGTGCAGCCGCAAGGCGTCGTACACCTCGTGGGGATCATCGCCGAGGTGAAGAAGCGCGGCCAGACGTTCGAGCGCGTTCACTTCGAAGGAACGCGCAACGTCCTCGCGGCGACCGCGCCCGGCACTCGCTACGTGCACATGAGCGCCCTCGGCGCGCGGCCCGATTCCAAGAGCGGCTACAGCGCCACGAAAGGACGCGCGGAGCAGATCGTGCGCGGCAGCCCGCTCGCGTGGACGATTCTGCGGCCCAGCCTCATCTTCGGCCCGGGCGACGACTTCTTCGGTCGCGTCTTGAGGCAGCTCGTGTCGCAAGGCCCGGTCGTGCCCGTCATCGGCGACGGCGGCTTCCTCTTCCGGCCCGTGAGCGTCGAGGACGTCGCCCTCGCGTTTTCACGTGCCTTCTCCACGTCCGCGTCGGTCGGACACACGTACGACCTCACGGGCCCCACCGAGTACCGCTTCGACGACTTGCTTCGCCTCGAACTCGGCGCGCTCGGCAAGCGCAAGCCGCTCGTACACGTGCCGCTGGCCCTGATGAAACTCGCCGTGCCGATGATGC
This genomic stretch from Deinococcus yavapaiensis KR-236 harbors:
- a CDS encoding hydroxymethylglutaryl-CoA lyase, which encodes MSAPLPPPSSAVTFVECPRDSWQGLTRLIPTAEKVAYLTALLNAGFDHLDLGSFVSAKAVPQLADTEAVLAELPEPDGRDYLCIVANAKGLERAATQPNVTSVGYPLSVSDAFQRRNTNRGLAESWPLVKELRDNAADAGKRFVVYLSMGFGNPDGETWNAGVTLDAIARLRELGVESVAIADTVGRATPELVEEVCRAAIERFGPGGLGVHLHARPERAVSLVLAARNAGITWFEGALGGVGGCPFAGDALVGNLPTEGVASALNLPYAQLPELARRAKALRERYA
- a CDS encoding MerR family transcriptional regulator; translation: MSDINISNATGLYTTSEVEQRTGVPATTLRQWERRYGIPHPTRNESGYRLYSAADLSRIDFLQSRLSEGISISRAAQLCREHFGGAEPAETPAPVSSDSNLPSEMIGDLRRALLAPDHGRASDIISRALRHLTVEDVLMHIIQPVLLDIGELWERGEITVAHEHQATSFLRGKIAGLLELAGNDGWGPSVVAACGPSEQHELGLLMLSVVLRRAGLRVHYLGPNTPLGDLAVYARQVQASGVLISVQTGEALHALRAQLGDLRDLGMPLYFGGAAFNARPDLAVQFGGTYLGADAVQSAQTLVTRLKERLHAP
- a CDS encoding helix-turn-helix domain-containing protein, which codes for MPHKTRYQRGEVIYRQGEPSGRIYRAETGFVRLARTTSRGRTITVRHVLPGDYFGEDALATVEHPHGAEALTNAMIVSFDPGDLSDGELLELARNLGEQLRRTMSYEVHLQSGDLKQRVVRYLLELADTPLGAEDAENRLYVRATHELLAEGSGSTRESVSKIVTELREAGLIESGYRHITLLDLDALKALATSVPLETAEG
- a CDS encoding complex I NDUFA9 subunit family protein; translated protein: MRIFVTGGNGFVGETVTRQLLRDGHDVVVGSRDGESVDGARGVRIDVTDFGSVQRAFGEVQPQGVVHLVGIIAEVKKRGQTFERVHFEGTRNVLAATAPGTRYVHMSALGARPDSKSGYSATKGRAEQIVRGSPLAWTILRPSLIFGPGDDFFGRVLRQLVSQGPVVPVIGDGGFLFRPVSVEDVALAFSRAFSTSASVGHTYDLTGPTEYRFDDLLRLELGALGKRKPLVHVPLALMKLAVPMMQILPAPPITRDQFAMLLEGSTADPTAARTTFDLPMLRLEDALPRILGAQSEKPSRAVVSGD